The following proteins come from a genomic window of Pseudomonas sp. MAG733B:
- the rpsR gene encoding 30S ribosomal protein S18: MARFFRRRKFCRFTAEDVKEIDYKDLNTLKAYVSETGKIVPSRITGTKARYQRQLATAIKRARFLALLAYTDSHGR, from the coding sequence ATGGCACGTTTCTTCCGTCGTCGTAAATTCTGCCGCTTCACCGCTGAAGACGTGAAAGAGATCGATTACAAAGATCTCAACACTCTGAAAGCCTACGTATCCGAGACCGGCAAAATTGTTCCAAGCCGCATCACCGGTACCAAAGCTCGTTATCAGCGTCAGCTGGCCACCGCTATCAAGCGCGCCCGCTTCCTGGCCCTGCTGGCCTACACCGACAGCCACGGCCGCTGA
- the rplI gene encoding 50S ribosomal protein L9: MQLILLEKVTNLGNLGDKVNVKAGYGRNYLLPYGKATAATPANLAAFEERRAELEKAAADRKASAESRAAQLAELEVTITATAGDEGKLFGSIGTHDIADALTASGVEVQKSEVRLPNGTIRNVGEFDVAVHLHAEVEATVRVVVVAA, from the coding sequence ATGCAACTGATCCTTCTGGAAAAAGTCACCAACCTGGGCAACCTGGGTGACAAAGTGAACGTTAAGGCTGGTTACGGTCGTAACTACCTGCTGCCTTACGGCAAAGCTACCGCTGCGACCCCAGCCAACCTGGCTGCGTTCGAAGAGCGTCGCGCTGAGCTGGAAAAAGCCGCAGCAGACCGTAAAGCATCGGCTGAAAGCCGTGCCGCCCAACTGGCTGAGCTGGAAGTGACTATCACTGCCACCGCTGGTGACGAAGGCAAGCTGTTCGGTTCGATCGGTACTCACGACATCGCTGACGCACTGACCGCCTCCGGCGTTGAAGTGCAGAAGAGCGAAGTTCGTCTGCCGAACGGCACCATCCGCAACGTAGGCGAATTCGACGTAGCCGTGCACCTGCACGCCGAAGTTGAAGCCACCGTACGCGTTGTCGTGGTAGCAGCTTAA
- the dnaB gene encoding replicative DNA helicase, with amino-acid sequence MNEISAPEQYDLQTAALKVPPHSIEAEQAVLGGLMLDNNAWERVLDQVSDGDFYRHDHRLIFRAIAKLADHNSPIDVVTLAEQLDKEGQTSQVGGLGYLGELAKNTPSVANIKAYAQIVRQRATLRQLIGISTEIADSAFNPEGRTAEEILDEAERQIFAIAEARPKTGGPVGVNDLLTKAIDRIDTLFNTDNAITGLSTGYTDLDEKTSGLQPADLIIVAGRPSMGKTTFAMNLVENAVLRSDKAVLVYSLEMPGESLIMRMLSSLGRIDQTKVRSGQLEDDDWPRLTSAVNLLNDRKLFIDDTAGISPSEMRARTRRLAREHGEIGLIMIDYLQLMQIPGSGGDNRTNEISEISRSLKALAKEFNCPVVALSQLNRSLEQRPNKRPINSDLRESGAIEQDADVIMFVYRDEVYHPETEHKGIAEIIIGKQRNGPIGFIRLAFIGKYTRFENLAPGSYNFDDDE; translated from the coding sequence ATGAACGAAATCTCCGCTCCTGAGCAATACGATCTGCAAACCGCCGCGCTGAAAGTACCGCCGCATTCCATCGAAGCCGAACAGGCTGTACTCGGTGGTCTGATGCTGGACAACAACGCCTGGGAACGCGTGCTCGACCAAGTCTCCGACGGCGATTTCTACCGACATGACCACCGTCTGATTTTCCGTGCGATCGCCAAACTGGCCGATCACAACTCCCCGATTGACGTCGTGACCCTTGCCGAGCAACTGGACAAGGAAGGTCAGACGTCGCAGGTGGGTGGCCTCGGTTACCTTGGTGAGTTGGCGAAAAACACACCGTCCGTCGCCAACATCAAGGCTTATGCACAGATCGTCCGCCAGCGCGCGACGTTGCGCCAACTGATCGGCATCAGCACCGAGATCGCCGACAGCGCCTTCAACCCGGAAGGTCGCACTGCCGAGGAGATCCTCGACGAAGCGGAACGCCAGATCTTCGCGATTGCCGAGGCCCGGCCGAAAACCGGTGGCCCGGTGGGTGTGAACGATTTGCTGACCAAGGCCATCGATCGCATCGACACGCTGTTCAACACTGACAACGCCATTACCGGCCTGTCCACTGGCTACACCGACCTTGATGAAAAGACCAGCGGCCTGCAGCCGGCTGACTTGATCATCGTCGCCGGTCGTCCGTCGATGGGTAAAACCACCTTCGCGATGAACCTGGTGGAAAACGCCGTACTGCGCAGCGACAAGGCTGTTCTGGTGTATTCCCTCGAGATGCCAGGCGAATCGCTGATCATGCGTATGCTGTCGTCCCTCGGTCGGATCGACCAGACCAAGGTGCGTTCCGGTCAGTTGGAAGATGACGACTGGCCGCGCCTGACCTCGGCGGTGAACCTGCTCAATGACCGCAAGCTGTTCATCGACGACACCGCCGGTATCAGCCCGTCGGAAATGCGAGCGCGTACCCGGCGTCTGGCGCGTGAGCACGGTGAGATCGGCCTGATCATGATCGACTACCTTCAGTTGATGCAGATTCCAGGTTCCGGCGGCGACAACCGAACCAACGAGATTTCTGAAATCTCGCGCTCCTTGAAAGCCTTGGCCAAGGAGTTCAACTGCCCGGTGGTGGCGCTGTCCCAGCTCAACCGCTCCCTCGAGCAGCGGCCGAACAAACGGCCGATCAACTCCGACCTCCGGGAATCCGGAGCGATCGAGCAGGACGCCGACGTGATCATGTTCGTTTACCGCGACGAGGTGTATCACCCGGAAACCGAGCACAAGGGCATTGCCGAAATCATTATCGGCAAGCAGCGGAACGGGCCGATCGGCTTTATCCGCCTGGCGTTCATCGGCAAGTACACCCGCTTCGAGAACCTGGCGCCGGGTAGCTACAACTTTGATGATGACGAGTAA
- a CDS encoding YgiQ family radical SAM protein, whose translation MQAAKPLFDYPKYWAECFGPAPFLPMSREEMDQLGWDSCDIIIVTGDAYVDHPSFGMAIIGRLLESQGFRVGIIAQPNWQSKDDFMKLGEPNLFFGVAAGNMDSMINRYTADKKIRSDDAYTPGGMAGKRPDRASLVYSQRCKEAYNHVPIVLGGIEASLRRIAHYDYWQDRVRNSILIDACADILLYGNAERAIVEVAQRLSYGHKIEDITDVRGTAFIRRDTPKDWYEVDSTRIDRPGKIDKIINPYVNTQDTQACAIEQEKGPVEDPQEAKVVQILASPKMTRDKTVIRLPSVEKVRGDAVLYAHANRVLHLETNPGNARALVQKHGEVDVWFNPPPIPMTTEEMDYVFGMPYARIPHPAYGKEKIPAYDMIRFSVNIMRGCFGGCTFCSITEHEGRIIQNRSHESIIREIEEIRDKVPGFTGVISDLGGPTANMYRIACKSPEIESACRKPSCVFPGICPNLNTDHSALIQLYRSARELPGVKKILIASGLRYDLAVESPEYVKELVTHHVGGYLKIAPEHTEEGPLNQMMKPGIGSYDKFKRMFEKYSKEAGKEQYLIPYFIAAHPGTTDEDMMNLALWLKGNGFRADQVQAFYPSPMATATAMYHSGKNPLRKVTYKSDAVTIVKSEEQRRLHKAFLRYHDPKGWPMLREALTRMGRADLIGPGKNQLIPLHQPSTDSYQSARRKNSTPAGSHKVAGEKTTKILTQHTGLPPRASDGGNPWDKREQAKAAAFARNQQAAKERKDAAKGKGPKPTRKPVVPR comes from the coding sequence ATGCAAGCAGCCAAGCCGTTATTTGACTATCCAAAGTACTGGGCCGAATGTTTCGGGCCAGCGCCATTCCTGCCGATGAGCAGGGAGGAGATGGATCAGCTCGGCTGGGATTCCTGCGACATCATCATCGTCACCGGTGATGCGTACGTCGATCACCCGTCGTTCGGCATGGCGATCATCGGCCGGCTGCTGGAGTCCCAGGGCTTCCGCGTCGGGATCATTGCCCAGCCGAACTGGCAGTCCAAAGACGATTTCATGAAGCTCGGCGAGCCGAACCTGTTCTTCGGTGTCGCGGCCGGCAACATGGACTCGATGATCAACCGCTACACCGCCGACAAGAAAATCCGTTCCGACGACGCCTACACGCCGGGTGGCATGGCCGGTAAGCGTCCGGACCGCGCGAGCCTGGTCTACAGCCAGCGCTGCAAGGAAGCTTACAACCACGTGCCAATCGTGCTGGGTGGCATCGAAGCGTCCCTGCGCCGCATTGCCCACTACGATTACTGGCAGGACCGGGTACGTAACTCGATCCTGATCGACGCCTGCGCCGACATCCTGCTCTACGGCAACGCCGAGCGTGCGATTGTCGAAGTCGCCCAGCGTCTGTCCTACGGCCACAAGATCGAAGACATCACCGACGTGCGCGGCACCGCGTTCATCCGTCGTGATACGCCGAAAGACTGGTACGAAGTCGACTCCACACGCATCGACCGTCCGGGCAAGATCGACAAGATCATCAACCCGTACGTCAACACCCAGGACACCCAGGCCTGCGCCATCGAGCAGGAAAAAGGTCCGGTTGAAGATCCGCAGGAAGCCAAGGTCGTACAGATCCTGGCCAGCCCGAAGATGACCCGCGACAAGACCGTGATTCGTCTGCCGTCGGTTGAGAAAGTCCGTGGCGATGCCGTTCTCTACGCTCACGCCAACCGCGTGCTGCACCTGGAAACCAACCCGGGCAACGCCCGCGCTCTGGTCCAGAAGCACGGCGAAGTCGATGTCTGGTTCAACCCGCCACCGATTCCGATGACCACTGAAGAAATGGACTACGTGTTCGGCATGCCATACGCGCGCATTCCGCACCCGGCGTACGGCAAGGAGAAGATCCCGGCCTACGACATGATCCGTTTCTCGGTGAACATCATGCGTGGCTGCTTTGGCGGCTGCACCTTCTGCTCGATCACCGAGCACGAAGGCCGGATCATCCAGAACCGTTCCCACGAGTCGATCATTCGAGAGATCGAAGAGATTCGTGACAAGGTCCCCGGCTTTACCGGCGTGATCTCCGACCTCGGTGGCCCGACCGCGAACATGTACCGCATCGCGTGCAAGAGTCCGGAAATCGAATCCGCGTGCCGCAAGCCGTCGTGCGTGTTCCCCGGCATCTGCCCGAACCTGAACACCGACCACTCGGCTTTGATCCAGTTGTACCGCAGCGCCCGTGAATTGCCGGGTGTGAAGAAGATCCTTATCGCTTCCGGCCTGCGTTACGACCTCGCGGTCGAATCGCCGGAGTACGTAAAAGAGCTGGTGACCCACCACGTCGGTGGTTACCTGAAGATCGCCCCGGAACACACCGAGGAAGGTCCGCTCAACCAGATGATGAAACCGGGCATCGGCAGCTATGACAAGTTCAAGCGCATGTTCGAGAAGTACTCCAAGGAAGCGGGCAAAGAGCAGTACCTGATTCCGTACTTCATCGCCGCCCACCCGGGCACCACCGATGAAGACATGATGAACCTGGCGCTGTGGCTCAAGGGCAACGGTTTCCGTGCCGACCAGGTTCAGGCGTTCTACCCGTCGCCGATGGCCACTGCCACCGCGATGTACCACTCGGGCAAGAACCCGCTGCGCAAGGTCACTTACAAGTCTGACGCGGTCACCATCGTCAAGAGCGAAGAGCAGCGTCGTCTGCACAAGGCGTTCTTGCGTTATCACGACCCGAAAGGCTGGCCGATGCTGCGTGAAGCGCTGACCCGCATGGGTCGCGCCGATCTGATCGGGCCGGGCAAGAACCAGTTGATTCCGCTGCACCAGCCGTCCACCGACAGCTACCAGAGTGCCCGTCGCAAGAACTCGACGCCGGCCGGCAGCCACAAGGTTGCGGGGGAAAAGACCACCAAGATCCTGACCCAGCACACTGGCCTGCCACCACGCGCCAGCGATGGCGGCAATCCGTGGGACAAGCGTGAACAAGCCAAGGCTGCGGCGTTCGCCCGCAACCAGCAGGCGGCCAAGGAGCGCAAGGACGCGGCCAAGGGCAAGGGGCCGAAGCCGACCCGTAAGCCTGTCGTACCGCGCTAA
- a CDS encoding transglutaminase family protein, giving the protein MSIHVALHHVTHYRYDRAVELGPQIVRLRPAAHSRTRILSYALKVSPEQHFINWQQDPQGNYLARLVFPEKTDELRIEVDLLAEMAVFNPFDFFLEPYAEKIPFAYAADERKELAPYLETLPLTPKFKAYLDGIDRTPLPAVDFLVALNQRLSEDIDYLIRMEPGVQTPEFTLEQASGSCRDSAWLLVQLLRNLGLAARFVSGYLIQLTADVKSLDGPSGTEVDFTDLHAWCEVYLPGAGWIGLDATSGLFAGEGHIPLACSPDPSSAAPITGLVEPCECEFSHEMSVERIWEAPRVTKPYTDDQWLAIQALGRQIDADLLEGDVRLTMGGEPTFVSIDDPDGAEWNTAALGPDKRRLSAELFQRMRKRYAPQGLVHFGQGKWYPGEQLPRWSLNCYWRRDGVPIWQNNALIADEQEDYGANGELAGRFLASVAERLKIPTRFVFPAYEDNFYYLWREGTLPQNVSAEDSRLEEPLERARLRKVFSQGLDKVIGQVLPLARTAKGDQWQSGRWYLRDEHCRLVPGDSPLGYRLPLGSQPWVKAAEYPFIHPQDPNQEFPPLPDTAQLQSQGAAAVAEDRAPKIDESADWLTRTAFCAEAREGRLYLFMPPLERAEDYLELVAAIEATAEELHCPVLLEGYEPPSDPRLSNFRITPDPGVIEVNVQPSTTWDELVERTEFLYEEARQTRLTTEKFLIDGRHTGTGGGNHFVLGGATPADSPFLRRPDLLRSLISYWHNHPSLSYLFSGLFIGPTSQAPRVDEARNDALYELEIAFAQMPEPGEECAPWLVDRLLRNLLIDVTGNTHRAEFCIDKLYSPDGATGRLGLLELRAFEMPPHARMSLAQQLLLRALVARFWREPYAPPKLARWGTELHDRFLLPHFIEQDFADVIVELNAAGYPVRAEWFAAHLEFRFPKVGDYAVSGIALELRQALEPWHVLGEEGAVGGTVRYVDSSLERLQVKLGGMPPQRYLLTCNGIPVPLQPTGRVGEFVAGVRFRAWQPANCLQPTIPVHAPLVFDLLDTWMGRSLGGCQYHVAHPGGRNYETLPVNANEAESRRMARFFRIGHTPGKLPIPILEINDELPMTLDLRRF; this is encoded by the coding sequence GTGTCGATTCATGTCGCATTGCACCACGTCACGCATTACCGCTACGACCGCGCCGTCGAGCTCGGTCCGCAGATCGTTCGCTTGCGCCCGGCCGCCCACAGTCGCACGCGGATACTCTCCTATGCGCTGAAAGTCTCGCCCGAGCAGCATTTCATCAACTGGCAGCAAGACCCGCAGGGCAATTACCTGGCGCGGTTGGTGTTTCCGGAAAAGACCGACGAGCTGCGGATCGAAGTCGACCTGCTGGCCGAAATGGCGGTCTTCAACCCCTTCGATTTCTTCCTCGAACCCTACGCAGAAAAAATCCCGTTCGCTTATGCCGCGGACGAGCGCAAGGAACTGGCGCCGTACCTGGAAACCTTGCCCCTGACGCCAAAATTCAAGGCCTATCTGGACGGCATCGATCGCACGCCACTGCCCGCCGTGGATTTCCTCGTCGCGCTCAACCAGCGCCTGAGCGAAGACATCGATTACCTGATTCGCATGGAACCGGGCGTGCAAACCCCCGAATTCACCCTCGAACAGGCCTCCGGCTCGTGCCGCGACTCCGCGTGGCTGCTGGTGCAACTACTGCGCAACCTCGGGCTGGCGGCGCGTTTCGTTTCCGGTTACCTGATCCAGCTGACCGCCGACGTGAAAAGCCTCGATGGCCCATCCGGCACCGAAGTCGATTTCACCGACCTGCACGCCTGGTGCGAGGTGTACTTGCCCGGTGCTGGCTGGATCGGCCTGGATGCGACTTCCGGGCTATTCGCCGGTGAAGGACACATTCCGTTGGCCTGTAGTCCGGATCCATCCTCGGCGGCCCCGATCACGGGGTTGGTGGAACCCTGCGAGTGCGAATTCAGCCACGAAATGTCGGTTGAGCGGATTTGGGAGGCGCCCCGCGTCACCAAGCCTTACACCGACGATCAATGGCTGGCGATTCAGGCCCTGGGTCGGCAAATCGACGCCGACCTGCTGGAAGGCGATGTGCGCCTGACCATGGGCGGTGAGCCAACCTTCGTGTCCATCGATGACCCGGACGGCGCCGAGTGGAACACGGCGGCGCTGGGGCCGGACAAACGCCGACTGTCCGCCGAACTGTTCCAGCGCATGCGTAAACGCTACGCGCCGCAGGGGCTGGTGCATTTCGGGCAGGGCAAGTGGTACCCCGGTGAGCAACTGCCGCGCTGGTCGCTCAATTGCTACTGGCGCCGCGACGGCGTGCCGATCTGGCAAAACAACGCGCTGATTGCCGACGAGCAGGAAGATTACGGCGCCAATGGCGAACTGGCCGGGCGTTTTCTGGCGAGCGTCGCCGAGCGCCTGAAAATTCCGACACGCTTTGTGTTTCCGGCCTACGAGGACAATTTCTATTACCTCTGGCGCGAAGGCACTTTGCCGCAGAACGTCAGCGCCGAGGATTCCCGTCTTGAAGAGCCGCTGGAGCGTGCGCGCCTGCGCAAAGTCTTCAGCCAGGGTCTGGACAAGGTTATCGGCCAGGTCCTGCCGCTGGCGCGCACCGCCAAGGGCGATCAATGGCAAAGCGGTCGCTGGTACTTGCGCGACGAGCATTGCCGACTGGTGCCAGGTGATTCGCCGCTGGGCTACCGCTTGCCGCTGGGTTCGCAGCCTTGGGTGAAAGCGGCGGAATATCCGTTCATTCATCCGCAAGACCCTAACCAAGAGTTCCCGCCATTACCCGACACTGCGCAACTTCAAAGCCAGGGCGCGGCTGCCGTTGCTGAAGATCGAGCGCCGAAGATCGACGAGTCTGCCGACTGGCTGACCCGCACCGCGTTCTGCGCTGAGGCAAGGGAAGGCCGGTTGTACCTGTTCATGCCGCCACTGGAGCGCGCTGAGGACTATCTGGAACTGGTCGCGGCCATCGAAGCCACCGCCGAAGAATTGCATTGCCCGGTGTTGCTGGAAGGCTATGAGCCGCCGAGCGATCCGCGCCTGAGCAACTTCCGCATCACCCCGGATCCGGGCGTGATCGAAGTCAACGTGCAGCCGTCCACGACGTGGGACGAATTGGTCGAGCGCACCGAATTCCTCTACGAAGAAGCGCGCCAGACCCGACTCACCACCGAGAAATTTCTCATCGATGGCCGGCATACCGGCACCGGTGGCGGTAACCATTTCGTACTGGGTGGCGCGACACCGGCTGACTCACCGTTTCTAAGGCGTCCGGATTTGCTGCGCAGCCTGATCAGTTACTGGCATAACCACCCGTCATTGTCCTACCTGTTTTCCGGACTGTTCATCGGCCCGACGTCTCAGGCGCCGCGCGTCGACGAAGCACGCAACGATGCCTTGTATGAACTGGAAATAGCCTTCGCGCAGATGCCTGAGCCGGGCGAAGAGTGCGCGCCGTGGCTGGTCGACCGGTTGCTGCGCAACCTGCTGATCGATGTCACTGGCAACACTCACCGTGCCGAGTTTTGTATCGACAAACTCTACTCGCCGGACGGCGCAACGGGACGCCTTGGGCTGCTGGAATTGCGCGCCTTTGAAATGCCACCCCATGCGCGCATGAGCCTGGCGCAACAGTTGTTGCTGCGGGCGCTGGTCGCTCGTTTCTGGCGCGAACCCTATGCGCCGCCGAAGCTGGCGCGCTGGGGCACGGAGCTGCACGACCGGTTCCTGTTGCCGCATTTTATCGAACAGGATTTCGCCGATGTCATCGTCGAACTCAACGCCGCCGGTTACCCGGTGCGGGCCGAGTGGTTCGCGGCGCATCTGGAGTTTCGTTTTCCCAAGGTCGGCGATTACGCCGTCAGCGGCATTGCGCTGGAACTGCGTCAAGCGCTGGAGCCGTGGCATGTGTTGGGCGAGGAGGGCGCGGTCGGTGGCACGGTGCGTTACGTGGACTCGTCCCTGGAGCGCTTGCAGGTCAAGCTCGGCGGCATGCCGCCGCAGCGTTATTTGCTGACCTGCAACGGCATCCCGGTGCCATTGCAGCCGACCGGGCGTGTAGGCGAATTCGTCGCTGGCGTGAGATTCCGCGCCTGGCAACCGGCCAACTGCCTGCAACCGACCATTCCGGTTCACGCGCCGTTGGTGTTCGATCTGCTCGATACCTGGATGGGGCGTTCGCTGGGCGGTTGCCAGTATCACGTCGCGCATCCGGGCGGGCGCAACTACGAGACCTTGCCGGTCAATGCCAATGAAGCCGAGAGCCGGCGAATGGCGCGTTTTTTCAGGATCGGACACACGCCAGGGAAACTTCCTATCCCGATTCTGGAAATTAACGACGAGCTGCCGATGACTCTCGATTTACGACGTTTCTAA
- a CDS encoding circularly permuted type 2 ATP-grasp protein, whose product MPDLLDRYPLTAGTYHELLDDSGAVRPHWRRLFDQLQRSTPAQLVQRQALLTRQIQENGVTYNVYADPKGADRPWELDLLPHVIAADEWEQLSAGIAQRARLLNAVLADLYGPQRLIAEGLLPAELVFGHNNFLWPCQGINPPDGAFLHLYAVDLARTPDGRWWVTADRTQAPSGAGYALENRTIVSRAFPELYRDLKVQHLAGFFRTLQETLARQAPSDEEVPLVVLLTPGRFNESYFEHLYLARQLGYPLVEGGDLTVRDATVYLKTLSGLRRVHAVMRRLDDDFCDPLELRTDSALGVPGLLEAVRQGRVLVANALGSGVLESPGLLGFLPKINQFLFGEELILPSIATWWCGEAPVLAQALEKLPELLIKPAFPSQSFAPVFGRDLSEKQRQELAERMQARPYAYVAQELAQLSQAPIWQAEGGVLQPRAIGMRVYAVASREGYRVLPGGLTRVAAEADAEVVSMQRGGASKDTWVLGDRPPSGEQWKAQRNIGVHDLVRRDPYLPSRVVENLFWFGRYCERCDDSARLLRIMLARYVDGDDPQALQAAVELGERLMLLPEEGELPERLLAAILGDDWPFSLRSNLQRLQWAASQVRGKLSRENWQALVELQREAIELETDEPDFGELLDFLNRLVMSLAALSGFALDDMTRDEGWRFLMIGRRIERLQFLSGSLAAFLRGAGAFDQAGLEWLLELGNSSITYRSRYLAVAQLIPVLDLLLLDEQNPHAVLFQLKLVTRTLKRLNDDFGAPREAGLPQLVERLARFDLGCLENPLFGETSVRAAIDGLADLLQEIAEASGQVSDRLALRHFAHVDDVSQRTVSV is encoded by the coding sequence ATGCCTGACCTGCTAGACCGCTACCCGCTCACGGCGGGCACCTATCACGAACTGCTCGACGACAGCGGCGCCGTGCGCCCGCACTGGCGCCGACTGTTCGACCAATTGCAGCGCAGCACGCCAGCGCAACTGGTGCAGCGTCAGGCCCTGCTGACCCGGCAGATTCAGGAAAACGGTGTCACCTACAACGTCTACGCCGATCCCAAGGGCGCCGACCGGCCATGGGAGCTGGACCTGCTACCCCACGTGATTGCTGCTGACGAGTGGGAACAGCTGTCGGCCGGTATCGCCCAGCGTGCGCGATTGCTCAATGCCGTGCTGGCTGATCTGTATGGCCCGCAACGCCTGATCGCCGAAGGCCTGCTACCGGCCGAACTGGTGTTCGGCCACAACAACTTCCTCTGGCCCTGTCAGGGCATCAATCCGCCTGACGGGGCTTTCCTGCATCTGTATGCGGTGGATTTGGCGCGTACTCCGGATGGCAGATGGTGGGTCACGGCGGACCGCACTCAAGCGCCGTCCGGTGCCGGTTATGCACTGGAAAACCGCACCATCGTGTCCCGGGCCTTTCCCGAGCTGTACCGCGACCTGAAGGTGCAGCATCTCGCTGGCTTCTTCCGCACGCTTCAAGAAACCCTGGCCCGACAGGCGCCGAGCGATGAAGAAGTGCCGCTGGTGGTGTTGCTGACACCGGGACGTTTCAACGAAAGCTATTTCGAACATCTATACCTGGCGCGCCAGCTCGGTTATCCGCTGGTGGAGGGCGGCGATCTGACGGTGCGCGATGCCACGGTCTACCTGAAGACCCTGAGCGGCCTGCGCCGGGTTCACGCGGTCATGCGCCGGCTCGACGACGACTTCTGCGACCCGCTGGAGCTGCGCACCGATTCGGCGCTTGGCGTGCCGGGCCTGCTGGAGGCCGTGCGGCAGGGGCGGGTGCTGGTGGCCAATGCACTTGGCAGCGGCGTGCTGGAGTCGCCGGGGCTTCTGGGCTTCTTGCCGAAGATCAATCAGTTCCTGTTTGGTGAAGAACTGATCTTGCCGTCCATCGCCACCTGGTGGTGCGGCGAGGCGCCGGTACTGGCGCAGGCCCTGGAAAAGCTGCCTGAACTGCTGATCAAACCGGCGTTTCCGTCCCAGAGTTTTGCGCCGGTATTTGGTCGCGATTTGAGTGAAAAACAGCGCCAGGAGCTTGCCGAGCGCATGCAGGCACGGCCTTACGCCTATGTTGCGCAAGAACTGGCGCAGTTGTCCCAGGCGCCGATCTGGCAAGCCGAGGGCGGAGTGCTGCAACCCCGCGCCATTGGCATGCGCGTGTATGCCGTGGCCAGCCGCGAGGGTTATCGGGTGCTGCCCGGTGGTTTGACCCGTGTGGCCGCCGAGGCCGATGCCGAAGTGGTGTCGATGCAGCGCGGCGGCGCCAGCAAGGACACTTGGGTGTTGGGCGACCGCCCGCCCAGTGGCGAACAATGGAAAGCCCAGCGCAATATCGGCGTACATGATCTGGTGCGGCGCGATCCGTATCTACCGTCGCGGGTGGTGGAAAACCTGTTTTGGTTTGGCCGCTACTGCGAGCGCTGCGATGACAGCGCGCGGTTGCTGCGGATCATGCTGGCGCGGTACGTGGATGGCGATGACCCACAAGCCCTGCAAGCGGCGGTCGAACTTGGCGAACGGCTGATGCTGTTGCCCGAAGAGGGCGAACTGCCGGAACGTTTACTGGCAGCCATCCTCGGCGATGACTGGCCATTCAGCCTGCGGTCCAACCTGCAACGCTTGCAGTGGGCGGCCTCGCAGGTACGCGGCAAGCTCTCGCGGGAAAACTGGCAGGCGCTGGTGGAGTTGCAGCGCGAAGCCATCGAACTGGAAACCGATGAGCCGGATTTCGGCGAGCTGCTGGATTTCCTCAACCGTCTGGTGATGTCCCTCGCGGCGCTGTCCGGTTTTGCCCTGGACGACATGACACGGGACGAAGGCTGGCGATTTTTGATGATCGGGCGGCGGATTGAGCGCCTGCAATTTCTCAGTGGCAGCCTGGCGGCGTTTCTGCGTGGCGCCGGGGCTTTCGATCAGGCCGGATTGGAATGGCTGCTGGAGCTGGGCAACAGCAGCATCACCTACCGCTCGCGGTATCTGGCGGTGGCGCAATTGATTCCGGTACTCGACCTGTTGCTGCTCGACGAACAGAACCCGCACGCGGTGCTGTTCCAGTTGAAATTGGTAACCCGCACCCTTAAACGCTTGAACGATGACTTTGGTGCTCCGCGCGAAGCCGGATTGCCACAATTGGTCGAGCGGCTGGCCCGTTTCGACCTCGGCTGTCTGGAGAATCCGTTGTTCGGTGAAACCAGCGTGCGTGCGGCGATCGATGGGCTGGCGGATTTGCTGCAAGAGATTGCCGAGGCCAGCGGGCAAGTGTCCGATCGCCTGGCCCTGCGCCATTTCGCCCATGTCGATGATGTCAGCCAGCGTACGGTGTCGGTCTGA